The following proteins come from a genomic window of Peptoniphilus equinus:
- a CDS encoding SDR family NAD(P)-dependent oxidoreductase, translating into MSPTKSVLITGGARGIGRSLALAFLARGYNTHIFYHRSEAAAKTLAAQGMHTYAVDLRDHDAICRAVAHILETGPIDVLINNAGISETTLFQHTEPITFENLFAVNVTGAFYVTQAVLPSMIERKSGAIINISSIWGARGASCEVAYAMTKGAIDAMTRSLALEVAPSGIIVNAIAPGCVETDMMDRYTDTDMAAILENIPLGRMAGPDEIASFALYLAEQTYATGQIFTLDGGMGV; encoded by the coding sequence TTGTCACCTACTAAATCCGTCCTCATCACCGGCGGTGCGCGGGGCATCGGGCGCAGTCTTGCCCTGGCCTTTCTAGCGCGCGGTTATAACACCCATATTTTCTATCACCGGAGTGAGGCCGCGGCAAAGACGCTTGCCGCACAAGGCATGCACACCTACGCCGTCGACCTCCGCGACCACGACGCCATCTGCCGCGCCGTCGCACACATCTTGGAAACCGGACCGATTGATGTCCTCATCAATAACGCCGGCATCAGTGAAACCACACTCTTCCAGCACACGGAGCCCATCACCTTTGAGAATCTCTTTGCCGTCAATGTCACCGGTGCCTTTTATGTCACGCAGGCAGTGCTGCCTTCTATGATTGAGAGAAAATCCGGCGCTATTATCAATATCTCAAGTATCTGGGGCGCTCGGGGCGCATCCTGCGAAGTGGCGTATGCCATGACCAAAGGCGCCATCGATGCCATGACCCGTTCCCTTGCCTTGGAAGTTGCTCCCAGCGGCATCATAGTGAACGCCATTGCCCCCGGCTGTGTAGAGACCGACATGATGGATCGCTACACAGACACGGACATGGCCGCCATACTGGAGAACATTCCTCTAGGGCGTATGGCAGGCCCCGATGAAATTGCGAGCTTTGCCCTGTATCTCGCTGAACAAACCTATGCCACCGGTCAAATTTTCACCTTGGACGGCGGCATGGGTGTCTAA
- a CDS encoding diacylglycerol/lipid kinase family protein encodes MTTYFITSLGAGRTSPEATRQLQDAFPDAVFYTTTHPHHLEELVARHADEPCRIFVLGGDGSLSEAARQLKDKPAALGVIPMGTANDFHKSLAVPFSIDAVKHATVKPVDLYEVNGRIGLNVMSFGLDTEVLADTYAILQRRPWLKARAYLFGVMSALKRRRVLHAHITLDGVSYFDGPLLLGTVCNGGYYGGGFHPGSCNIADGKLDVVLAKDVPWQLLPRLVFQYKKGTYHKSPYISFTTADSGTFLFDTPTLANVDGDIFETDRLDFKVHKGGLNLVTY; translated from the coding sequence ATGACTACTTATTTTATCACAAGCCTCGGCGCAGGCCGCACCTCTCCCGAGGCCACAAGACAACTTCAAGACGCCTTTCCTGACGCCGTCTTTTATACAACCACCCATCCTCACCACTTGGAAGAACTCGTCGCACGCCACGCCGACGAACCGTGCCGCATCTTCGTGCTCGGCGGTGACGGCAGTCTCAGCGAGGCCGCAAGACAACTTAAAGACAAACCCGCTGCTCTGGGCGTCATCCCCATGGGCACTGCCAACGACTTTCACAAAAGCCTCGCCGTGCCGTTTTCGATTGACGCTGTCAAACACGCCACAGTAAAACCTGTGGATCTCTACGAAGTCAACGGCCGCATCGGTCTAAATGTCATGAGTTTCGGTTTGGACACGGAAGTGCTCGCCGACACCTATGCAATCCTACAGCGACGGCCATGGCTAAAAGCTCGGGCTTATCTTTTCGGTGTGATGTCCGCTTTAAAACGACGCCGCGTACTCCATGCCCACATCACATTAGACGGCGTGTCCTATTTTGACGGCCCGCTGCTTCTGGGCACCGTGTGCAACGGCGGCTACTACGGCGGCGGCTTTCACCCCGGCTCCTGCAATATTGCCGACGGAAAGCTCGATGTGGTTCTGGCCAAAGACGTCCCGTGGCAGCTGTTGCCTCGCCTCGTTTTTCAATACAAAAAGGGGACGTACCACAAGTCGCCTTACATCAGTTTCACCACAGCCGACTCCGGCACCTTTCTTTTTGATACGCCCACTCTGGCTAACGTGGACGGCGATATCTTCGAGACGGACCGGCTGGACTTCAAAGTCCACAAAGGAGGGTTAAATCTTGTCACCTACTAA